A part of Nostoc sp. HK-01 genomic DNA contains:
- a CDS encoding DNA-damage-inducible protein: MDAITFQTKDELGFCTRQSDGVSGMTIRALSNFCGLAEGSSSAISNLLTQIEDSEPETNTLPETLKPFAGQRLRLETNDSHGSLYVIDELCHAILEYYAVDARKYKGKQIAVNNYRMVARAGLRVFIWSQTGYSPQTLSNEQLALLQAIPAMQQAIAQLQAQIQNLLPPSADFIPPGWDAEVWRSLPSQDKRHFRFLYRRRNFRPSQENQPLALPAATVEQLKERQRAEVERLVGEVSPEEKQQFQAAKLQKLREFWSQASVEEQKDMPF; encoded by the coding sequence ATGGACGCGATTACATTTCAAACCAAGGACGAGTTAGGATTTTGTACCCGTCAAAGTGATGGGGTTAGCGGAATGACAATCAGAGCTTTGTCCAATTTCTGTGGACTGGCTGAAGGTTCTAGTTCTGCCATTTCTAATTTACTAACACAAATTGAGGATTCCGAGCCGGAAACGAATACTCTTCCAGAAACGCTAAAACCATTTGCTGGTCAACGTTTGAGACTGGAAACGAACGACTCTCACGGGAGCTTGTACGTAATTGACGAACTTTGCCACGCGATTCTCGAATACTACGCTGTAGACGCACGTAAATACAAAGGTAAGCAAATCGCCGTCAACAATTACCGCATGGTTGCCAGGGCAGGGCTGCGGGTATTCATCTGGTCGCAAACGGGTTACTCTCCGCAGACCCTCAGCAATGAACAGTTGGCACTGCTCCAAGCTATTCCGGCGATGCAACAGGCGATCGCCCAACTCCAAGCCCAAATCCAAAACCTACTGCCCCCATCAGCCGATTTCATACCCCCCGGCTGGGATGCCGAAGTCTGGCGATCGCTTCCTTCACAAGACAAACGCCACTTTAGGTTCTTGTACCGCCGTCGCAACTTCCGACCATCCCAAGAGAATCAACCATTAGCCCTCCCTGCGGCCACTGTTGAGCAGTTGAAGGAACGGCAACGGGCTGAGGTTGAGCGATTGGTTGGTGAAGTGTCACCCGAAGAGAAACAGCAGTTTCAAGCAGCGAAGCTCCAAAAGCTCAGAGAGTTTTGGTCGCAAGCATCAGTTGAAGAACAAAAGGATATGCCATTTTAG
- a CDS encoding DNA-3-methyladenine glycosylase II produces the protein MDYSTAIQTLKNSDSILANVIEAVGDCQLYQVQQTQDLLFSLSRSILYQQLSGKAAAAIHSRFLLLYPQNLPTALGILNTPDEVLRTAGISRPKIVYLKDLAQKVTDGLPTVEQLQTMNDEEIIKALIPIKGIGRWTVQMLLMFRLHRLDVLPVDDLGIRAAIRNLYGLAQLPNKKTVEDLGQKWEPYRSLACWYLWRSLEVKTSLSN, from the coding sequence ATGGATTACTCAACCGCAATCCAAACACTCAAAAACTCAGATTCTATCTTGGCAAATGTTATCGAAGCAGTAGGAGATTGCCAACTCTATCAAGTGCAACAAACACAAGACTTGCTGTTTTCGCTCTCAAGGTCAATCCTTTACCAACAATTATCTGGTAAAGCAGCAGCCGCCATTCACAGTAGATTTTTGCTGCTTTATCCGCAAAATCTACCAACAGCTTTAGGTATCCTGAATACCCCAGATGAAGTTTTGCGTACTGCTGGGATTTCACGTCCTAAGATTGTGTATCTAAAAGATTTAGCTCAAAAAGTCACAGATGGATTACCGACTGTGGAACAATTGCAGACGATGAATGATGAGGAAATAATCAAAGCCTTAATACCAATCAAGGGTATTGGGCGTTGGACAGTTCAGATGTTATTAATGTTTCGCTTACATCGGCTGGATGTTCTGCCTGTAGATGATTTAGGTATTCGTGCCGCCATTCGCAACCTGTATGGTTTAGCCCAACTCCCTAATAAAAAAACTGTCGAGGATTTAGGGCAGAAATGGGAACCTTACCGTTCCTTGGCCTGTTGGTATTTATGGCGCAGCCTGGAAGTAAAAACAAGTTTGAGTAACTAG